The Alnus glutinosa chromosome 1, dhAlnGlut1.1, whole genome shotgun sequence region CTCATTTCATTgtgtgagaaatacaatttttatggttcaattttatgggatgttaaagtgtacacatttttattgtattgttatttgaaataatcgtTTCATTACTtctggaaaagacaagaaaattgatgacatggaatagtgaaatattatagctttttattcttgtcatttttcattatgctttgttgatgggagaaaataaaaatcatgtttcttagaattttatcttataattaatagggcttttagtttaaaaggctaatccatggaaaatgttcttgaatggaaatatgaatttaattttttatttaaaaaactagtattttttttgaattttttattttttacaaaataaaatcaaaattacgtaaatgccactcaaaatacccgccccgccccgcacaaacCCACCCCGCAGTGAACCGCACCGCACGGTTCCTCTTTATAAAGTGtagtttgcgggttggaaatttccaacccgcaaaggtgcggggcggggccaaaaaatgcCGAAACCCGTCTCACCCCGCCCCATGCCCACCCCTACTCATATTATTGTACAGAGAGcaaaacttttttcttcttcttcttcttcttcttcttcaaaaataaaataaaaaagagagcaaAACTGTTAGCCCAATGGGCCAATTTGGACTCGTGAGCTTGGGCTACTCCAGTCCTTGTTTATTGGACTggtttcattattatttatcaaacaGCAACTGAATTGGGCTCTCCAATGGACTTATGTTTCTGAAAACTTTGGGCCTGTACGTATCATTTTGGGAACTTATGTGAATTGctcagaaaaagagagagaaagaaatagagagaaCTTAATTATGTGAATTGGTTTATTACACCTAAAGCAAAATGTTAGGGTATAACTGCTTTTATTATGAATCCTTTATAAATTGATGTTACAGTTCATAATTGATGAAATGATTATGAGTGTATGATTGACGAGCCAATTAGAAGCTAATTAAATTGATTAGTCGAgttttttgtttaatcatttCACCAATTATGGACatcatgtcagtttgtaaaatatttgtagTAAAATTTGTACTACCTCTAGTTGCACTCTgacctaaatatatatatatagctggcAAACACCAACCACATcattttcataataaaaaaggagaaaacttcacttaaacACCCTGAATTGTTGTCGCTCTTGTAATTACcctttaaaacttaaaaaactttcaatttagtatatctatctttcatttttttttttaattccactaatccgttagaattttctattaaatcttgtcaaaattttgaaaatacacaatttttttttttttttttaaaaaaaaaaaatcaaatattcaagtgtgggtattttttttttcaaattttggaaattttgacatctctctgttagaatttaatgaaaaatcctaacagatgggtgaaattgaaaaaaaaattgaaagatggataaaatacataaattatgagttttttaaatttagtaggATAAttgcaaaatgtaataaaagggCAGGGGAGTTGATTGAAAATGTCATTGCCGCTCGTTTTTATCTTTCCTAGAGGTGCAGACGACTCTTTATGGTTAGAAAtgtttcatatttttcattttcttatgacAAAGTAAATGTGGAACCATCTCCTTATACCCACGGTAGATGCCTTGTCGTTATGATATTAGATCAATGGTTTGATGGCACATATATATGTCCTTAATTAAGataaattaaccaaattgatCGTATTTGTTGTATCGATATGATCAGATCAGTGGGAAAAGTTTTGGCATGCAGCTGGCTGGGTTGAGGAAACCAGTACTTAATTCCTTGATTAAcccattataaattattttcttcttcttttccatcTTAAGAATTAATTACAACCCAGAAAATATCAGCTGTGCACAAAAGCTCTTAATATATTGATGGCACGCATTCAAGTGGCACTAGATATAGTAGAGCTTTCAAACTGTCAAATAAAGGTATAGCAGAAAGAACCCACAAAGGAAGGATATAGCTGAACCTCCAATTTAATTAGGTCCCATTTCAGCTTCATGCATAACTTTAACGTGATAATCACTACTTAGTGATGAAGCCcaccaactatatatatataaatattggcGACTTCTGTACAGAATTAATTagtacacacacatatattatatatatatatatatatatgaaaattgcatgttatatatgtatataactAGATGTGCCTCCAAGGTCTTTCAGCAAGGCCTACACATTCAGTGTACCTATAACAATCAACAAGATGATCGATTGTCAAACCAGCAGCTTGCATAAAGGAATGCACAATCACCGGGCCTACCAGCCGGAATCCATGCTTTAGTAAATCCCTGCTAATGGCTTCTGCTTTTGGACTCCTCAGAGGAACATTTCTTGGGTATCTGTACCTGTTTATCACTGGTTTGTGATTCACATAACCCCACATATAGCTTCCGAACGATCCAAATCCCCTCACAATCTACACATTAATTAGCAACCCTGTTAATTGCAtgtcatattatatatatatcaattccaGCTGCTGAGAGAATAAACTTGCCTTCAATATGCATTTGGCATTGTCCACTATACTCCTTACTCTGCTCTCTGCTAACATTATTGCTTTGTCCGATGCTATGTCTGTAATCTCATTCTCCCCCATTTTGGCCACAATATTAGCATCGAATCCAGCAAATGCTTCTCTATATATGTTACAAACCCAAATATATATAAGCTTCAATCAGATGATCACATGAATATTTGCTCTTAACGACTAGCTAGGCTATTTAATTATGCAAAACAAGTAGTTGTTGCAAAGATTGTGAATTTAGTTAGTAGAGGTGGcattgtataaatatataataggatatatgaaagagaaagaaaagagagcagaagctaagagagagagagagagagaaaagaaggtTGATGAATACTATTAGGGCCACATCTTGAAAATACTGACATGTGATCCATAATATAAAAGATGTCACTATTTATAGGAAAAAGTTAGAAGGTAATTGATCAATATGGTTGTCAAATCACCATTCTTCACTTATTCTAAatgcttaagttgataggaaggggttgaattcaatattttaatttatattctcatATATACTTCCCTTCACGTGTAGGCTTGTACCACCCTTAATAAGTGAGATCCAGCTAAcacattgaatatttaattgaaatgaaagatgaaTGATGAAGACAACTTTTGAACTCATGACTGTTGCTCCGATACCATATTAGAGCACTCACAATATTGGGCTAGCCAAAATAGCTAACTAAAAGGTTATTTGGTTAGCCCTATAACAAACAATTCCCAAAAAAACTCCACATCCGACTAACCAAAATAGCTAATAATTTTCTTTGCTACTACCTACATCAACAATGCATAATTtatgttaataataataataataataaaaaatagtcaCTCTCTTCTTAGGGGATGGTGAAAAtagataaagaaataatattattatttgaagTGAAActgtgaaatatttgttgagCAGGATGtaaatacttttaaaatttactatttatcCTAAAACCTTAAGcagataaaaataaatgaatttaatcatttaatttatattctaacaatgaCAATTAATAATCTAGATCACTAAATAAGGAAGAGAAtcaataataaacatagtaggAAAATAGATCATGCTAACATGAAAAACATATAGAAAATATTCTAACAGGCATAAACAGTGTTACCTGAATAGTTCCCTTCTTTTCAGGATTTCAGTCCAGTTGTAGTCCATCAACATACCAGACATTGCAAGCAGCTCAAACAATTGGCTGTATATTTATAATTTACAACGTAAAAggttggcatatatatatatataatcactcTGTAATTTAGCTGTAgacttaatttctttaaaaattacaaaggaCTTACTTGTCATCGTAAACTGGAACTCCCCAGCACTCATCGTGAAAGGCTACATAAACTTTatctgtgtatatatatatatatatatatatatatatatatatatatatataaaacattaatTACATCAGTTTCTAAATAGAATTTCGTTGAATttctgtattatatatatatactgttaagtaggtgaataaaaaattagtacAGTGGGTAGAAATTAATTGAGAATATACCTTCGAAATATAGCTATCCATCCATGACAGATGGGTATCTTTTTGCCATTGTTATCATATTTACATTATAAACATAAAATTTCCTAAAACTAGGGTTGTAGAGTCCCTACAACCTAACTTCTAAAAAAGTGACatgtatttttttcattttatgagATTTTATCATGGCTAAAATGGCGTCTGTTTTGTTACTACAACAATGATATATGGACAGAaaacatatcatttttttagaggctaaatttcaataacttagtttgtagaaaatttctgtgtataatgcaaatatgataaaaatggCAAAAATATACCATCTGTCGTGGATGGATAGTTATTCAAAGATATCTTCTCAATTTTCTCAATTACCTTCGAATAGCTAATATCCATCCATGACAGATGGTACCTTTTTGCCATTGTTACAATATTTACATCattgacataaattttctacaagcTGGTCGTAGGGTTCCAACAATCTAGTCTCTAAAAAAGTGACATGTATTCATTTCGTcctatgagttttttttatggCTAAAATGGCGGCTGTTTTGTTATTGCAACAATGATATAAGGACATAAAACATATCATTATTTAGAAATTGAGTTCCGATAAcctagtttgta contains the following coding sequences:
- the LOC133858468 gene encoding uncharacterized protein LOC133858468 gives rise to the protein MSRANVRRHVLEKNKILKEKEKPTSTHSILSKHLKRIYPIGLQRSTSSLSLSSLSLSLSQNSIDSSATDSTIPLDQKISLALRLIAPAPERREAQLVDKNVPPERREAPADKNVQQQCQDTGTGDLIRRCNWITKNSDKVYVAFHDECWGVPVYDDNQLFELLAMSGMLMDYNWTEILKRRELFREAFAGFDANIVAKMGENEITDIASDKAIMLAESRVRSIVDNAKCILKIVRGFGSFGSYMWGYVNHKPVINRYRYPRNVPLRSPKAEAISRDLLKHGFRLVGPVIVHSFMQAAGLTIDHLVDCYRYTECVGLAERPWRHI